CTTCCCGCCATCAGCGGAACCTTGCCCGGCGACGCCTTCGCTCAGGCTGTTTCCCAGGTCATCATCGCCGCCAGCAGGGATGACACCCTGCCGATACTCACCGGCGTCCGGATGGAGATCGAGGATGACATGATCACCCTGCTCGCCACGGACAGGTACCGCCTCGCCATGCGCGAAGTCCCGTGGAAGCCCGTCACTCCGGGAATTTCCACAAGTGCTTTGGTGAAATCCAAGACACTCAACGAGGTGGCAAAGACCCTCGGTGGCAGCGGCGACATCCATCTCGCCCTCGCCGACGACGACAGCCGTCTGATTGGCTTCGAAAGCGGCGGACGAACCACCACTTCCTTGCTCGTCGACGGCGACTACCCCAAGATCCGGTCGTTGTTCCCGGACTCCACGCCGATCCACGCAACGGTCCAAACCCAGGAACTTGTTGAGGCCGTTCGCCGTGTGTCCCTGGTCGCCGAACGAAACACCCCGGTTCGCCTGGCGTTCACGCAGGGCCAACTAAGTCTCGACGCCGGTACAGGCGAAGACGCGCAGGCATCCGAGGAACTGGAAGCCCAGCTCAGCGGCGAAGACATCACAGTAGCCTTCAACCCGCACTACCTGGTGGAAGGCCTGAGCGTGATCGAGACCAAGTTCGTGCGTTTCTCGTTCACCACGGCACCGAAGCCGGCCATGATCACCGCCCAGGTCGACGCCGACGGCGATGACAAGGGCGACTACCGCTACCTCGTGATGCCTGTCCGCCTCCCCAACTAGCTAGCAGTTGATGTCGTTTTGGGGGCCCAGAACGACAACAAATGCGAGTCAGTTGGGACAACACAACAACCAACGCAGAAAAGAGTTCACACCGTGCACATCGGACTGATCGGCCTTGGAAAAATGGGTTTCAACATGCGCGAACGCATGCGCAAAGGCGGAATCGAAGTCACTGGCTTCGACCGCAATCAGGACATCGCCGACGTCGCGTCCGTTGATGAACTGATTGCCGCCCTTCCGACGCCGCGCCTTGTCTGGGTCATGGTTCCCTCCGGAGACATCACCAATGCCGTGATCAGCGAGCTCGGCGAGAAGCTTTCTGCAGGTGACATGGTGATCGACGGCGGCAACTCACGTTTCACCGAAGACCAGAAACACGCGGCATTCCTGGACTCCAAGGACATCCGCTTCGCTGATTGCGGTGTTTCGGGAGGTGTCTGGGGCCTGCAAAACGGCTACGGGCTCATGGCAGGCGGCGCGGACGAGGACATCGAACTCGCCATGCCGGTATTCGACGCCCTCCGCCCTGAAGGCGATCGTGCCGACAGCTTCGTCCACGTGGGCGGTGTCGGAGCGGGCCACTACGCGAAGATGGTCCACAACGGCATCGAGTACGGCCTCATGCAGGCCTACGCCGAAGGCTACGAATTGCTCGCGGCCAAGGACATCATCAAGGACCTTCCCGGCACCTTCCGTGCTTGGCAAAAGGGCACAGTTGTTCGTTCCTGGCTGTTGGATCTCATGGTCAAAGCCTTGGACGAGGACCCGGGCCTGGCCTCCATCGGGGACTATGTCGAGGACTCCGGCGAAGGCCGATGGACCGTCGAAGAAGCCATTGCCAACGCGATCCCGGCGCCGGCAATCACCGCGGCGCTCTTCGCCCGCTTCTCCTCCCGCGAAGACAACTCACCAGCCATGAAGATGGTGTCAGCGCTGCGCAACCAGTTCGGCGGACACGCCACCCGTCCGGCCAACTAGGCCCAGGCCAACCAGCAGCACGCGTGTACCTCGAACATCTTTCGCTGACCGATTTCCGCAGCTACGCGCAGGTTGACCTCAAACTCGGTCCCGGTGTCACGGTCCTGGTGGGGTCCAACGGCATCGGCAAGACCAACCTCATGGAAGCCATCGGGTATCTGGCTACCCTGAGTTCGCACCGCGTGAGCACGGATGCGCCCCTCCTGCGCTTCGGCACGGACCGGGCTTTAATCAGGGCGAAGCTTGTCCGCGGTGAACAATCGACGGTGGTCGAGCTCGAAATCAATAACGGCCGCGCCAACCGTGGCCGTATCAACCGCGGAAATCCTGTCCGTGCCCGCGACATCCTGGGCATTTGCCAGACGGTGCTTTTCGCCCCCGAGGACCTCGCCTTGGTCAAGGGTGATCCGTCCAACCGCCGGCGGTTCCTCGACGAACTGCTGGTCAGCCTCATGCCGGTTCACGCGGCCACGCGCAGCGACTACGACCGCGTGCTCAAACAGCGCAACGCCTTGTTGAAATCGGCCCGCACCGGGAAATTCACCTCGGGCCACGAAGCAACGCTTGATGTCTGGGACCAGCATATGGCGCGGGCCGGCGCGGAACTCCTGCATGCGCGGCTGGAACTCGTGGAACGCCTGCGTCCCCACCTCAAGAGTGCCTACGCGCAACTAACGGACGGATCCAAGGAAGCGGGAGCGGTCTACCGCTCCACCATCCAGGGCGTGTTGGACGACGACGGCGTGTCCGCCGAGGGTCTCACTGATGGTTCAGAGGGGGTTGAGGACCTCCGGTCGCTGTCCGTGGAGCAACTCACCGAGCGCTACGTCCAAGCCTTCGCAGGATCGCGCCGCAAGGAGTTGGAACGCGGGATTTCCTTGGTCGGACCCCACCGCGACGAACTTGAGCTGGTTCTCGGCCAGGCTCCGGCAAAGGGCTATGCCTCCCATGGCGAAACATGGTCCATGTGCCTCTCCCTGCGCTTGGCCTCGTACTATGTCATGCTCGATGACACCCGTACTGGCGGTTCGGCTCCCATCCTCATCCTCGACGATGTCTTCGCCGAACTGGACGTGCAGCGCAGGCGTAAACTGGCTGGAATAGTGGCCGGCGCCGAGCAGGTTTTGGTGACGGCCGCCGTCGACGCCGACATTCCCGAAGAGCTGGCGGGACGACGCGTGAAAGTTGTGCCCGGAGGCATTGATGGAGAAGGATAGCCCCGGCGGACGCCAGCCGGGCAGGGACCCTGACG
This genomic interval from Arthrobacter sp. FW306-2-2C-D06B contains the following:
- the dnaN gene encoding DNA polymerase III subunit beta yields the protein MKFRVERDVLAEAVTWTARSLSPRPPVPVLSGLLLKAESGTVSLSSFDYETSARLEIPADITTEGTILVSGRLLADICRSLPSAPVDIETDGSKVTLTCRRSSFHLATMPESEYPPLPALPAISGTLPGDAFAQAVSQVIIAASRDDTLPILTGVRMEIEDDMITLLATDRYRLAMREVPWKPVTPGISTSALVKSKTLNEVAKTLGGSGDIHLALADDDSRLIGFESGGRTTTSLLVDGDYPKIRSLFPDSTPIHATVQTQELVEAVRRVSLVAERNTPVRLAFTQGQLSLDAGTGEDAQASEELEAQLSGEDITVAFNPHYLVEGLSVIETKFVRFSFTTAPKPAMITAQVDADGDDKGDYRYLVMPVRLPN
- the gnd gene encoding phosphogluconate dehydrogenase (NAD(+)-dependent, decarboxylating) → MHIGLIGLGKMGFNMRERMRKGGIEVTGFDRNQDIADVASVDELIAALPTPRLVWVMVPSGDITNAVISELGEKLSAGDMVIDGGNSRFTEDQKHAAFLDSKDIRFADCGVSGGVWGLQNGYGLMAGGADEDIELAMPVFDALRPEGDRADSFVHVGGVGAGHYAKMVHNGIEYGLMQAYAEGYELLAAKDIIKDLPGTFRAWQKGTVVRSWLLDLMVKALDEDPGLASIGDYVEDSGEGRWTVEEAIANAIPAPAITAALFARFSSREDNSPAMKMVSALRNQFGGHATRPAN
- the recF gene encoding DNA replication/repair protein RecF (All proteins in this family for which functions are known are DNA-binding proteins that assist the filamentation of RecA onto DNA for the initiation of recombination or recombinational repair.), with amino-acid sequence MYLEHLSLTDFRSYAQVDLKLGPGVTVLVGSNGIGKTNLMEAIGYLATLSSHRVSTDAPLLRFGTDRALIRAKLVRGEQSTVVELEINNGRANRGRINRGNPVRARDILGICQTVLFAPEDLALVKGDPSNRRRFLDELLVSLMPVHAATRSDYDRVLKQRNALLKSARTGKFTSGHEATLDVWDQHMARAGAELLHARLELVERLRPHLKSAYAQLTDGSKEAGAVYRSTIQGVLDDDGVSAEGLTDGSEGVEDLRSLSVEQLTERYVQAFAGSRRKELERGISLVGPHRDELELVLGQAPAKGYASHGETWSMCLSLRLASYYVMLDDTRTGGSAPILILDDVFAELDVQRRRKLAGIVAGAEQVLVTAAVDADIPEELAGRRVKVVPGGIDGEG